The Arachis duranensis cultivar V14167 chromosome 2, aradu.V14167.gnm2.J7QH, whole genome shotgun sequence genome has a window encoding:
- the LOC127744955 gene encoding endoglucanase 16-like: MHVTDNYCVEFGDIDLSEFQEENQGDDGDRNDNDRDDGADIKREAGSQEGTSKLLEQMLFVFLKSHKGTYDGECPFYCSYSGYNDELMWAATWLYMATRKPAYLKYIQEESISASVTEFNWDLKYAGAQILLTKVN; encoded by the exons ATGCATGTGACT GATAATTATTG TGTGGAGTTTGGTGACATTGATCTATCTGAGTTTCAAGAAGAGAACCAGGGTGATGATGGTGATAGAAATGATAATGATAGAGATGACGGGGCTGATATTAAAAGAGAAGCTGGTAGTCAAGAGGGAACCAGCAAGCTGCTGGAACAAATG ctttttgtgtttttgaaaTCACACAAAGGAACCTATGATGGAGAGTGTCCCTTCTACTGCTCTTACTCAGGCTATAAT GATGAACTTATGTGGGCAGCAACATGGTTATACATGGCTACGAGGAAGCCTGCGTATTTGAAGTACATACAAGAAGAATCGATAAGTGCTAGCGTAACAGAATTTAATTGGGATCTTAAATATGCAGGAGCCCAAATCCTTCTTACCAAGGTTAACtag
- the LOC110278215 gene encoding uncharacterized protein LOC110278215 isoform X1, producing the protein MGICNQDAVKQLQSMMENEHASENEIDNVLSSYVALKIQKSAAQFVQAALHEIDVLSYIAKGDPSNSKFVVQLIDHFKHTGPNGQHLCMVIEFLGDSLLRLIKYNRYKCLPLNKVREMCKYILIGLDYLHRELGLIHTDLKPENILLLSTIDAAKDPFQSGQSPILERPEGSINGGVTSLIEKRFHTLLELAFLSNTFYSHSHMID; encoded by the exons ATGGGTATTTGCAACCAGGATGCAGTCAAGCAATTGCAATCCATGATGGAAAATG AACATGCATCAGAAAATGAGATTGACAATGTTTTATCA TCATATGTTGCTCTCAAGATCCAAAAAAGTGCAGCCCAGTTTGTTCAGGCAGCACTTCATGAGATTGATGTTCTTTCATACATTGCTAAGGGTGACCCTTCAAATTCGAAGTTTGTTGTTCAATTAATTGACCACTTTAAACACACTGGCCCGAATGGGCAGCACCTTTGCATGGTTATCGAGTTTCTTGGTGATAGCTTGCTACGTCTGATCAAATATAACCGATACAAATGCCTTCCATTGAATAAAGTTAGGGAAATGTGCAAATACATTTTGATTGGTTTGGATTACTTGCACAGAGAACTTGGTCTAATCCACACTGACCTCAAACCTGAAAATATTCTTCTACTTTCAACCATTGATGCTGCCAAAGACCCTTTTCAATCTGGACAATCCCCAAttctggagaggcccgagggaAGCATCAACGGTGGAGTCACAAGCCTTATTGAGAAAAGATTTCATACTCTGTTGGAACTTGCCTTTCTTTCTAATACTTTCTACTCTCACAGTCACATGATAGATTGA
- the LOC110278215 gene encoding uncharacterized protein LOC110278215 isoform X2 produces MSYVALKIQKSAAQFVQAALHEIDVLSYIAKGDPSNSKFVVQLIDHFKHTGPNGQHLCMVIEFLGDSLLRLIKYNRYKCLPLNKVREMCKYILIGLDYLHRELGLIHTDLKPENILLLSTIDAAKDPFQSGQSPILERPEGSINGGVTSLIEKRFHTLLELAFLSNTFYSHSHMID; encoded by the exons ATG TCATATGTTGCTCTCAAGATCCAAAAAAGTGCAGCCCAGTTTGTTCAGGCAGCACTTCATGAGATTGATGTTCTTTCATACATTGCTAAGGGTGACCCTTCAAATTCGAAGTTTGTTGTTCAATTAATTGACCACTTTAAACACACTGGCCCGAATGGGCAGCACCTTTGCATGGTTATCGAGTTTCTTGGTGATAGCTTGCTACGTCTGATCAAATATAACCGATACAAATGCCTTCCATTGAATAAAGTTAGGGAAATGTGCAAATACATTTTGATTGGTTTGGATTACTTGCACAGAGAACTTGGTCTAATCCACACTGACCTCAAACCTGAAAATATTCTTCTACTTTCAACCATTGATGCTGCCAAAGACCCTTTTCAATCTGGACAATCCCCAAttctggagaggcccgagggaAGCATCAACGGTGGAGTCACAAGCCTTATTGAGAAAAGATTTCATACTCTGTTGGAACTTGCCTTTCTTTCTAATACTTTCTACTCTCACAGTCACATGATAGATTGA
- the LOC107474816 gene encoding stemmadenine O-acetyltransferase-like, translating to MMPKLDIVSIKVMVKPSSPTPNHLRDFKISLLDEMAPPIYIPIILFYSATDINSSFGTHDVETISNKLKVSLSKVLTLYYPLCGRLKCTSPSSVDCNDEGVPYIEYKFPTNLTDILKRPQSQMKELLPFDPYNNVSSSLDHNDDKHKVTMAVQLSEFKCGGIALGVCLSHKVADAEATSSFLNAWAKTAKGLFNQVDPPQMDAELIFPPRGIEWAMTSLMVGGGNEKLVTKCFLFSPTDLSRLRARFGSFNPTRVEAVTALIWKSAIQVAKGSYKASMVCHIVNIRNRMVPPLPKNLFGNLWLYSISELVDLGDGGYGTEELCDLVVMVRNAIREASAGYSDMLLQGDGLDEFDEFFKEARLRVAENLVACCGFSSWTRFGFYEVDFGWGKPIKVRNIICL from the coding sequence ATGATGCCTAAACTTGATATTGTGTCTATCAAGGTAATGGTAAAGCCATCGTCTCCAACTCCTAATCACCTTAGAGATTTCAAAATCTCCCTCCTTGATGAGATGGCTCCTCCAATCTATATTCCAATAATTTTATTCTACTCAGCCACTGATATTAATAGTTCCTTTGGAACTCATGATGTCGAGACCATATCCAATAAATTAAAGGTTTCTTTATCCAAAGTTCTCACTCTATATTACCCATTATGTGGAAGATTGAAATGTACCTCACCATCCTCTGTTGATTGTAATGATGAAGGTGTACCTTACATTGAGTATAAATTCCCCACTAACCTTACCGATATTCTCAAAAGGCCTCAATCCCAAATGAAGGAGCTTTTGCCATTTGACCCATATAATAATGTTTCTAGTAGTTTGGATCAtaatgatgacaaacacaaagtGACCATGGCGGTTCAGTTGAGTGAATTCAAGTGTGGGGGTATTGCACTTGGTGTGTGCCTCTCACACAAGGTAGCAGATGCCGAAGCAACATCATCATTCCTCAATGCTTGGGCTAAAACTGCAAAGGGTCTTTTCAACCAAGTAGACCCACCTCAAATGGATGCGGAATTGATTTTCCCTCCACGGGGAATAGAATGGGCCATGACTAGTCTCATGGTCGGTGGTGGCAATGAAAAGCTCGTGACCAAGTGTTTCTTGTTTAGTCCAACGGACTTGTCCAGATTGAGAGCTAGATTTGGAAGCTTTAATCCGACTCGCGTCGAAGCTGTCACAGCACTCATATGGAAATCAGCAATTCAAGTAGCAAAAGGAAGTTACAAGGCTTCTATGGTGTGCCACATCGTCAACATTCGCAACAGAATGGTGCCACCGTTGCCAAAAAACTTGTTTGGCAATCTTTGGCTTTATTCTATTTCTGAATTGGTGGATTTGGGTGACGGAGGTTATGGAACAGAAGAGTTGTGTGATTTGGTGGTGATGGTTAGGAATGCTATTAGAGAAGCTAGTGCGGGTTATTCAGATATGCTGCTTCAGGGTGACGGTTTGGATGAGTTCGATGAATTCTTCAAGGAAGCAAGATTAAGGGTGGCTGAAAATCTTGTTGCATGTTGTGGATTTAGTAGTTGGACAAGATTTGGTTTCTATGAAGTTGATTTTGGATGGGGGAAGCCAATTAAGGTGAGAAACATAATTTGCCTATGA